In Bos indicus isolate NIAB-ARS_2022 breed Sahiwal x Tharparkar chromosome 19, NIAB-ARS_B.indTharparkar_mat_pri_1.0, whole genome shotgun sequence, the following proteins share a genomic window:
- the COPZ2 gene encoding coatomer subunit zeta-2 isoform X2, with translation MQRPEAWPRPHPGEGAAAAPTGGPAPPARAGEPAGLRLQEPSLYTIKAVFILDNDGHRLLAKYYDDTFPSMKEQMAFEKNVFNKTSRTDSEIAFFGGMTIVYKSSIDLFLYVVGSSYENELMLMSVLTCLFESLNHVLRKNVEKRWLLENMDGAFLVVDEIVDGGVILESDPQQVIQKVNFRADDSGLTEHSVAQVLQSAKEQIKWSLLK, from the exons ATGCAGCGGCCAGAGGCCTGGCCACGTCCGCACCCGGGGGAGGGGGCCGCGGCCGCCCCGACTGGGGGCCCGGCGCCGCCCGCCCGAGCTGGGGAGCCCGCGGGGCTGCGG TTGCAGGAACCTTCCCTCTACACTATCAAGGCCGTTTTCATCCTAGATAATGACGGACACCGCCTGCTGGCCAAG TATTATGATGACACATTCCCCTCCATGAAAGAGCAGATGGCCTTCGAGAAAAACGTCTTCAACAAGACCAGCCGAACTGACA GTGAGATTGCATTTTTCGGGGGCATGACCATTGTCTACAAGAGCAGCATTGACCTCTTCCTGTATGTGGTGGGCTCATCCTACGAGAACGAG CTGATGCTCATGTCTGTTCTCACCTGCCTGTTTGAGTCCCTGAACCACGTCCTAAG GAAGAACGTGGAGAAGCGCTGGTTGCTAGAGAACATGGACGGAGCCTTCCTGGTGGTGGATGAGATTGTGGATGGCGG CGTGATTCTGGAAAGTGACCCCCAGCAAGTGATCCAGAAAGTGAATTTTAGG GCGGATGACAGCGGCTTGACGGAACACAGTGTGGCCCAG GTTCTTCAGTCTGCCAAGGAACAAATTAAATGGTCGTTACTGAAATGA
- the COPZ2 gene encoding coatomer subunit zeta-2 isoform X1, with translation MQRPEAWPRPHPGEGAAAAPTGGPAPPARAGEPAGLRLQEPSLYTIKAVFILDNDGHRLLAKYYDDTFPSMKEQMAFEKNVFNKTSRTDSEIAFFGGMTIVYKSSIDLFLYVVGSSYENELMLMSVLTCLFESLNHVLRKNVEKRWLLENMDGAFLVVDEIVDGGVILESDPQQVIQKVNFRADDSGLTEHSVAQVSLPRLILLLWSFLPWH, from the exons ATGCAGCGGCCAGAGGCCTGGCCACGTCCGCACCCGGGGGAGGGGGCCGCGGCCGCCCCGACTGGGGGCCCGGCGCCGCCCGCCCGAGCTGGGGAGCCCGCGGGGCTGCGG TTGCAGGAACCTTCCCTCTACACTATCAAGGCCGTTTTCATCCTAGATAATGACGGACACCGCCTGCTGGCCAAG TATTATGATGACACATTCCCCTCCATGAAAGAGCAGATGGCCTTCGAGAAAAACGTCTTCAACAAGACCAGCCGAACTGACA GTGAGATTGCATTTTTCGGGGGCATGACCATTGTCTACAAGAGCAGCATTGACCTCTTCCTGTATGTGGTGGGCTCATCCTACGAGAACGAG CTGATGCTCATGTCTGTTCTCACCTGCCTGTTTGAGTCCCTGAACCACGTCCTAAG GAAGAACGTGGAGAAGCGCTGGTTGCTAGAGAACATGGACGGAGCCTTCCTGGTGGTGGATGAGATTGTGGATGGCGG CGTGATTCTGGAAAGTGACCCCCAGCAAGTGATCCAGAAAGTGAATTTTAGG GCGGATGACAGCGGCTTGACGGAACACAGTGTGGCCCAG GTCTCTCTGCCCAGACTAATCCTGCTTTTATGGAGCTTCCTGCCCTGGCACTAA